The sequence GATGTGTGGGAGCAGTACCGTTTAGTCTCTACCGTGACCCTGAGGCCTGAGGCCATACCACTGAATGTAAAAGTAGTACTTGTTGGTAATCCGTGGCTTTATTACCTGCTCTATAACCTCGATGAGGAATACAGGGAGTTATTTAAGGTAAAGGCTGATTTTGACAACCGCATGGAGAGGGACAAAGAAAATATATTTAAATATGCAGCTTTTGTGCGCGCAAGGTGTATAGAGGAAAACTTACTGCCATTTGACCGTAGCGGTGTGGCGAAAATAGTGGAGTATGGCTCAAGGCTCGCAGAACACCAGGGAAAACTCTCAGCAAAATTCAGCAGTGTCGCTGATCTTTTAAGAGAAGCAAACTTCTGGGCAAAGAAAGACAAGAGCAACATTGTAAAAGCCGAACATGTTGAGAAGGCACTGCAGGAAAAGATTTATCGGAGCAATAAGATAGAAGAGAAGATAAGGGAGGCTATCAAAGAAGGCACCCTCCTCGTAAATACCAGTGGCTCTGTGACTGGACAGGTAAATGGACTTGCTGTGTTGGATACGGGAGATTACAGCTTTGGCAAGCCATCGAGGATTACGGCAAAGACTTATGCTGGAAAGGCCGGAATAGTAAACATTGAAAGGGAAACAAAATTAAGCGGTAAAATCCACGAAAAAGCCATAATGATTTTGATAGCCTATCTTGGCGGAAAATATGCTACAAAACACCCATTAACCCTATCCGCTTCCCTGACCTTTGAACAGCTTTATGATGAGGTAGAGGGAGACAGTGCTACATGCGCCGAAGTCTATGCACTTTTGAGCAGTATATCTGGCGCTGCCCTCAAACAGTCCATTGCTGTAACAGGCTCCATGAATCAGCTCGGTGAGGTTCAGTCTATCGGAGGAGTCAACGAAAAAATAGAAGGGTTCTTCGAGGTCTGCAAACTCGATGGCCTCAGCGGAGAGCAGGGCGTAATAATACCAAAAGGGAACTTAAAAAACCTGATGCTAAAAGGTGAGGTTTTAGAGGCTGTGCAAAACGGCAAATTCAATATTTATTCAATTGATAATATAGAGGACGGCATTGAAATCCTCACAGGGATGCCAGCAGGTGAGCTCCAGCCTGATGGGACATATCCAGAAGGAACATTGAATTACATTGTTGATAAAAGATTGAAAGAACTATCTGAGGTTTTAAAGGAAAAGAAAGAAGAGGAAAAAGAAAAAACCAACAAATAATGAAGACGTTTTTATGGCTCATCGAAGCCTTTTTGTTCCTTGCCCTCGTGCTGTTTTTAGGTATTCTTCCAAAAAATCTCTCCATTAAAATTGGCGAGTTTCTTGGTTCATGCCTTTTTTATACGTGGAGCAGCAGAAAAAAAATAGCCCTTAAAAATATTGAAATAGCAAAAAAGGGAGGGTTAAATATCCCTTCCACGCCACACGATATTGTCATAAGGCACTTTAAAAATCTGGGGCGCTCATTTGCAGAGCTTTCAATGCTTTTTTGCAGGAGATACCCCATAGCAAGGAATATAGAATTCGAGGGTATAGAAAATTATGATAAGGCAAAGGCAAAAGGTCGCGGGCTTATCTTTATTACAGGACATTGCGGGAACTGGGAGCTATTGGCTTTTGCACAGGCATGGAGGGGTTCCCCTTCATCTGTTGTTGTAAGGCCACTTGATAATCCATACCTGAACAGATTTATAGAGAAACTGCGGATGAGATTCGGGAATAAGGTAATTTACAAGAGGGGAGCCCTTAAAGAAATCTTAATGGCCCTCAAAAAGGGCGAGGATGTTGGAATCCTCATGGATCAGAGCGTTGCAGAAAACGAGGCTGTCATAACAGAGTTTTTTGGTGAAAAGGTCTATACCACAAAAATGCCGGCACTCTTTTCAATAAAGACAGGTTCATCAGTGATACCGGCGTTTATCAACTATACAGGGGATGGGAAACACAGGGTCTGGTTCGGCGAAGAAATCGCCGTAAAGAATACAGGCAATCTGGAGGACGATGTCCTTTATAACACAGAAGTCTTTTCAAAATACATAGAAGAATACATAAGGGAACACCCATCAGAATGGCTCTGGATTCACAGGCGGTGGAAATTAAGCCATGGCAGAAAATATTAAGAATAAGAAAATTTTAATCCGCGGGGTCAACTGGATAGGAGACGCAGTCCTCACAACTCCGACCATAAGGGCGCTGAGAAAAGCCTTTCCTCAGGCTCACATAAGCCTCCTCGTAAGGCCATGGGTTGCCCCAATCTTTGAGTCAAACCCTCACATCAACGAGATTATTCTTTATGAAGACAGGTTTAATGGAATCACCGGGAAATTAAAACTCGCAAAGATATTGAGAGAAAAAAATTTTGATACAGCCATCCTGTTACAGAATGCATTTGATGCGGCCATTATTGCATGGCTTTCAAGAATTCCAGAGAGGATAGGATACGAAAGGGACGGAAGGGGATTTCTCCTTACAAAGGCAATACCTGTAACAAAAGAGATTCTAAAGAAACATCAGGTCTATTACTACCTGAATCTCATCGAGGCAATGGGCATCGAGGCAAAAGTCGGTGCGACCAGGGAAGCACAGCTCAGTTACCCCGAACCGTCGGGGCAACGACCTTACATATATCTTAGAGATGAAGAAGTCCAGCAGGCGAGGTCTCTTTTAGCCCATTACCCATCACCCATAATAGGCATCAATCCAGGCGCAACCTATGGCTCTGCAAAGAGATGGATGTCAGAAAGGTTTGCAGGGCTTGCACAGAGGATAATTAATGAACTCGATGGAAAAGTAGTGATATTTGGAGGCCAATCAGAGGTCAAAATTGCAGATGAAATTGTTAACGAACTCATCACGCATTACGCATCACGCATATTGATGATGGCTGGTAAAACAGATTTGAGGGAGCTTATCACATTAATTAATGAGTGCGATGCCTTTGTTACCAATGACTCAGGCCCAATGCACATAGCCTCTGCACTCGGTGTACCAATAGTGGCTATATTCGGCTCAACAGACCCGTACATCACAGGCCCCCTCGGTGATGGACACAGGGTCATAAAGAAAAATATACAATGCAGCCCGTGCCTGAAGAGAGAATGCCCGGAAGGGTCTCTTAAGTGTATGGATGCTATCACAGTCGAGGATGTCTTTGATGCAGTTCAGGATATCTTGCCAAAAAATAAAGCAGTACTCTTAGACAGGGATGGCACCCTTATAGAGGATGCAAATTATCTAAACGACTTCAGCAAATTAAAAATTTTTCACGGTGCAAAACAAGCCCTCGCAAGACTCAAAACAGCCGGCTTTAAACTCATAGGTGTAACCAATCAATCAGGCATCGCCAGGGGAATTGTCAGTGAAGAATTTGTTAAAGAGAGCAATAGTTATATTCAAAAAGAACTCGATATAGATGCGTTCTATTATTGTCCCCACCATCCTGATGATTCATGCACGTGCAGAAAACCAGAACCAGGGCTCCTCCAAAAAGCAAGGCTTGAACATGGAATAAACCTTAAAAATTCCTATATAATAGGAGATAAATTGTCAGACATGCTTGTTGCAAAAAGAGTCGGGGCAAAGGGCATCTTTGTAATGACAGGAACTGATGTAGAAGTAGCTCAAGGAAAAGATGTAGCTTCTTATGTGGCAGATGACCTGGAGGGAGCAGTAAATTGGATATTACGGCAGGAAAAACAATGAAGACCAGTCCTCCAGAGAGGATACTGATAATAAAGCCAAGTTCTCTCGGCGACATTATCCATTCTCTGCCTTTTCTGAAGGCCATAAGAGATTCCTTCCCTGAGGCCTGCATCGAGTGGGTGGTGAGCAAAAAACTCAAAGGAATCCTGGAAGGCCATCCCCTCATCAACAACCTCATTATCTTTAATAAAGATGAATGGGGACAATTTAAAGATATCTCAAAGACTGTAGGGGAAATGTTTGCAGTGATAAAGGAACTCAGGGCAAAGTCATTTGATTTAGTCATAGATTTGCAGGGCCTTTTACGCAGCGGCATTATAAGCTTTTTTGCCTCAGCGCCTGTAAAAATAGGTTTTGAAGAGGCCAGGGAGGGCAGCCGTCTTTTCTATAATAAAAGAATCTCTGTAAATGGAAGTCTTCACGCTGTGGATAAGTATCTGGAAATTGCAAAGGCCATACTGAAAGAACACAGAATACAGAATACAGAAAAGGTCGAGTTTCCCCTATACATAGATAGGACTGCAAAAGAAAGTGTAAAAAAACTCCTCTCGGAGACCTCGACTTATTCGGGGGGTAGACTTAAAGAAAAAGAGTATGTTGTAATCGTGCCATCTGCAAGATGGCAGACAAAGAGATGGCCTGCAGAATATTTTGGCGCCCTTATAGCAGGTCTCCCAATCCCATCTGTCATCACAGGCGGAAACGCGGATAAGGAGATTGCACAAAAAGTTGTGGATTCCTCTAAGGGCAACGGCATCGATCTGTCTGGCAGGACAAACCTGAAAGAGCTCATCGCCCTGATAGCAGGTGCAAAGGCTGTGGTCAGCAACGACTCAGGCCCTATGCACATCGCTGCAGCACTCAACATACCTGTTGTAGCGCTCTTTGGCCCTACAGACCCTGAAAAGACAGGGCCGTACGGATGGAATCGTCCCGGAGCTTATGGTCTAACAGTATTGCGGTCTTCTTTAAACTGCAGCCCCTGTTTTAAAAAAACATGCAAGGAACCAATATGCATGAGCGCCATACCTGTAAAAACAGTCTTTGAAGAATTGAGGAAATACCTGTGAAAACAGTCAGGGGTCAGGGGTCAGGGGTCAGAGGTCAGAGGTCAGAGAACAGACTTCTGTTTCCTGTATTCTGTATTCTGTGCTCTATGCTCTGCATCCTATTTCTTCCTATCAATCTTAAGGCCGACCCATCAATACCCGAGAGATTAACCTATTCCCTTTACTGGATTGGCGTAAAAGCTGGCACTGCCACCATGCAGGTCGAAGATACTGCAGAAGGCATCAATATTACATCACGGGCCAATTCTGACGAATGGGTATCTGTCTTTTATACTGTTGAGGACTTTGCCCGGAGCGCCATCAGACCAGATGGATACCCTAAGAACTACAGGATAAAGATAAGAGAGGGCCGGCACAGGAGGGATAAAGAGGTTCAATTCTACACAGAATCTCACAAAGCCCTTTATAACGATTATATTAAGAATGAGCAGATTGAATTTGATTTGCAAAAACAGGCATTTGACCCACTTTCTGGCCTTTATGAGCTGAGGAAAAGAGACCTCAGGGTAGGCCGCACCGAATACATAGATAATATCTTTGACAGTAAAAAGCTCTGGAGTGTCGAGGTCCAGGTCTTAAGAAAAGAAAAAATAAAGACGCCAGCCGGCGAATTTGACACTATAGTTGTAAAACCTATCATTAAATCCGAAGGCCTTTTCATGAGCAAAGGTGAAATCCTTATCTGGCTAACAGATGATTTAAAGAAGGTCCCGGTTATGATGAAGACAAAGATTAAACTGGGAAGCATTACTGCAACACTCACAGGAGGGGAGTTTTAAGCCGTCATGCTCTCAGTAGCCATAATTACCCATAATGAAGAGGTCAATATAAAAGACGCCCTTGAAAGCGTAAAATGGGCTGATGAGATTGTCATAGTAGATTCTTTCAGCACTGATAAGACACTGGGTATCTGCAGGTTGTACACAGACAAAATCTATTCTCAGGAGTGGGCGGGTTATGCAGAACAGAAAAATAAGGCTGTCTCATTGGCAAGTCACCCATGGGTACTTGTGCTCGATGCAGATGAGCGGGTAACAAAGAGTTTAAGGGATGAAATTCTTAGCATAATTAGAAACACAAAAGACAATGAAAATTACCCCTCCCCCACCCCCCTCCCTCAAGGGGAGGGGGCAAGGGGGAGGGTGGATGGCTATTACATCCCGAGAAAAAATTTTTTCCTTGGCCGCTGGATCCGGCATGGCGGATGGTGGCCTGACTATGCACTGAGGCTTTTTAGAAAAGAAAAGGGATTTTTCGAAGACCGTGAGGTGCATGAGTCTGTAAAATTAAATGGCGAGACCGGCTATCTCAACAACCCGGTAGAACATTACACATACAGAGATATAGAGGACTACATTAAAAGAATGAACACTTACTCTACATTGGCTGCAAGAGAGCTTTTTAAAAAAGACAGGGGTGCAGGCATTTTTGACCTGACACTAAGGCCTCTTTTTACGTTTTTTAAGATGTATCTCCTTAGACTGGGGTTTTTAGATGGTCTATATGGCCTTATCCTTGCCGTGCTTTATTCTGTTTATACCTTCAGCAAGTATATTAAACTGTGGGAGATGCAAAAAACAAAGGGTAGATATTAGGATTTAGAATCTGTCTTAATTCAGGGGGATAAAATGCATATAGGCGTTATAGGTACAGGTTATGTTGGACTTATTACAGGCGTCTGCTTTGCAGAATTCGGCGTTAATGTTACCTGTGCGGACAAAGACGAAAAAAAGATAAAAAGCCTGAAGAAAGGCATTGTGCCCTTTTATGAGCCAGGGCTTGAAGAAACGCTTCAGAGAAATCTCAAGGCAGGACGCATCCGCTTCACAACAAACATTGCTGATGCAGTGGATTCCTCCCTGGCAATCTTTATAGCAGTTGGTACTCCTCCAAGGGGAGATGGCTCGGCAGACCTTGGATACATAGAAGATGTTTCAAAAGAAATAGCAAAACACATGAAGAGCTACAAGGTGATTGTGACTAAAAGCACTGTGCCGGTTGGCACCGGAGAAAAAATAAAAGCGCTTATCTCCAGAAATCTTAAAGAAAAGGTAGATTTTGACGTTGTCTCAAACCCTGAGTTCTTAAGAGAAGGCTCAGGCATAGAGGACTTCATGAGGCCCAACAGAGTCGTTATAGGAGCCTCCAGTCCGCAGGCCATTGCTATCCTGAAAGACCTTTACAGGCCACTTTATTTAATCGAGACACCATTTATCACCACAACCGTAAAATCAGCAGAGCTTATAAAATATGCCTCCAATGCCTTTTTAGCAACAAAGATATCCTTTATCAACGAGATTGCAAACCTGTGCGAAGATGTCGGGGCCGATGTCCATGTGGTTGCGAAGGCAATGGGTCTTGACCACAGGATAGGCCCAAAATTTCTCCATCCAGGGCCTGGCTACGGCGGTTCATGTTTTCCAAAAGATACACGTGCCCTCCTGCAGTTAGCAGGGGAAAACAAAACTGCCCTTGAAGTAGTAAAGGCAGCCATAAAAGCCAATGAAAACCAGAAACATCGGGCAGTAGAAAAAATAAAAAATGCCATGGGCGTATTAAAGGGAAAAACAATCGCTGTACTGGGCCTTTCCTTTAAGCCAAATACCAATGATATCAGGGAGGCCCCGTCCCTTTACATTATTGACAACCTGCTTAAAGAGGGTGCAAAGACAAAAGCCTATGACCCAGTTGCAATGGAGGATGCCAGAGAGCTCTTCCCTAAAATAAAGTATTGCAGGGATTCTTATGATGCATCAAAAGGAGCTGACGCCATTGTAATAGTCACAGAGTGGAATCAGTTTAGAAACCTGGACATAAGAAAAATAAAAGAACTCATGCGAGGCAACTTCTTCTTTGATCTTAGAAATATCTATGAGCCTGAGAAGATGAGAAAACTCGGATTTCATTATTATTCTGTTGGAAGGACATAACCCCGTTACTCCTCTGCTCCTTGACTTTAGGAGCCGGATTCCACTAAATTAACTGATGCGAAGACCCCTTATAGCAGCAAACTGGAAAATGAATAAGACAATAAAAGAAACGAGGGATTTTATAAGCGCCTTTCTCCCATTGGTCAAAGATGTTACAAATGTTGATATTGCGCTTGCGCCACCCTTTACTTCCCTGCTAACTGCAGCCAATCTGTTACAGGGAACCAATATAAAACTTGCAGGCCAGAATGTTTTCTATGAGGAAAAAGGTGCCTTTACAGGAGAGATTTCTCCTGCCATGCTCCGTGATACAGGATGCAGCCATGTGATTATCGGCCACTCTGAAAGGAGGCAATATTTCTCAGAAACCGATGAGGTTGTAAATAAAAAGCTCAGGGCAGCAAGAAAAAATGGCCTCGAGATTATCCTCTGTATCGGAGAGTCCCTTACAGAAAGGGAGGAAAATAGAACTTTTGAGGTTCTTGATAAACAACTCTCAGGTTCGCTAAGAGATATACCCATAGAAGGGATAACAATTGCCTATGAACCAGTATGGGCCATAGGTACAGGAAAGACTGCCACATCGTCTCAGGCCAATGAGGCTCACACCTTTATAAGGGGCCATCTGGGAGAGCGATATGGAGAAGGTGCTAAAAATATCAGGATTCTTTATGGTGGAAGTGTGACCCCTGAAAACATTGATTCCCTGATGGCAGAGTCAGAAGTAGACGGGGCACTTGTCGGTGGCGCAAGCCTTAAGACAGAGAGCTTTGCAAGAATAATAAAGTTTCAAAAATCATAGGAGGAAATAGATGTTTACATTAATAGTTGTAATTCACCTGATGGTCTGTGTGTTTTTAATATTCATTGTACTGCTACAGAGCACCAAGGGAGCGCAGATTGGCGCTGCCTTTGGAGGTTCAAGCCAGACCCTTTTTGGAAGTCGGGGTGCGGCAACTTTTTTAAATAAACTCACCACAGTTGCAGCCATTGTCTTTATGTTGACTTCTTTAAGCCTTGCTGTTTTATCTGCCAAAAGAGGCTCTATCGTGCTGCAAAAACAGCCTGTTCAGGAAACTCCAGCAAAACCCTTTTCAGAATCTCCTTCAGGCCCTGTACAGGAAAAACCTGCGGCTCCTCCCCAGCCAGCAAAATAACCAGGGTATTTCCTTTTTAGAGAGGATGTTCCCTGTATAATGTTTAAGATTTGCTTTAAAAATTCCTTGCAACAACCTATAAAAATGTGTTAAAATTTGTTTTAAATGACAGCCCTTAAAAAGAGACTCGGTCTCACTCTAAGGCACAGGCTGGTCCTGACCATAACCCTGGCCAATGCCCTTCTCCTCAGTATAATGGTATGGCAGGCTTTCTCCATCTATCATAAGAGTCTCTCAAGAGAAGTATCTGCAAAACACACTGCACTGATAAACGGCTATGTAAACACATGTGCAAAGTTCATCCTGGAGGAAGACTGGGGAGGACTTTCAGAAACAACAACTGCTCTTAAAAACCATCCAGGAGTAATCTCCGCGACTGTAACGGATAGTAATGGGAAAGTAATCTTCAGTAGCGACGCAAAAATGGTCGGCAAAACTCTCGAAGAGATAAAGATAAAGAAAGCTGCCTCTGAAGAAAATCAAGATGTAATTACTCCAATCTCAGTGAACGAACATAATGTAGGCACATTATGGGTAAGGTTCTCAATTAAGGATATCGTAGATGGGAAAAAACGGGCAAAAAATATTGCCTTTGGAATCAGTATCCTCCTGATCTCATTAAATGCAGCAGTGGTTTTTATCCTGGGAAAGACCTTTGCAAAACCTATTGAAAAGCTGGCATCAATCAGCAGGAGGATATCCCGGGGTGATTATTCTACACATATAAGGGTAACTACAGAAGATGAGGTTGGAGACCTTCAAAAAGCCCTTATACACATGATTCAATCCTTGAAAATGAAGGAAGAAGATATAAGAAAAGAGGCTGAAAGGACATCGATTGTTTGTGAGTTGGGTAAGACCATAAATTCAAAGCTAAACATAGACGACGTCTATTACACCTTTGCTCAGGGAGTAAAAAAACTGGTCCCTTATGACAGGATCAGCATTTCCTCCTGTGATGAAAAAACAGGCACAATCCATATGGTCGCTGTTTTACAAAATAATGGGTCAGCATCCGCTGAAAAAATAATCAGACCGAAGGAAAGAAGTGCCATTGGCTGGGCAATCGACAAGAAAAAACCATTTATCCGTAAGGATACCGCCCTTGAGAAGCAATTCTACGAAGATAAAATTGAGGGGATACGGTCTTATATAATCGTGCCGCTGATTTCCAAAGGCAAGGCCATCGGGACCTTCAACCTCGGCAGCCATATCCCAAACAGTTATGACGCAACAGTCCTCGAAATCCTTTTGCCCCTTTCCCAGCAAGTAACTATTGCCATGGAAAATTCCATGCTCTTCAGTGAACTTCAAAACCTGTTTATAAACACCATAACAACCCTCACAGAAGCCATTGATGCAAAATCCGGCTGGACAAGGGGACATTCTGACAGGGTAATGGCATTATCCATAGCTATAGGGGCTAAGATGGGGCTTAATAAAAGTGCATT comes from Nitrospirota bacterium and encodes:
- the waaC gene encoding lipopolysaccharide heptosyltransferase I, yielding MKTSPPERILIIKPSSLGDIIHSLPFLKAIRDSFPEACIEWVVSKKLKGILEGHPLINNLIIFNKDEWGQFKDISKTVGEMFAVIKELRAKSFDLVIDLQGLLRSGIISFFASAPVKIGFEEAREGSRLFYNKRISVNGSLHAVDKYLEIAKAILKEHRIQNTEKVEFPLYIDRTAKESVKKLLSETSTYSGGRLKEKEYVVIVPSARWQTKRWPAEYFGALIAGLPIPSVITGGNADKEIAQKVVDSSKGNGIDLSGRTNLKELIALIAGAKAVVSNDSGPMHIAAALNIPVVALFGPTDPEKTGPYGWNRPGAYGLTVLRSSLNCSPCFKKTCKEPICMSAIPVKTVFEELRKYL
- a CDS encoding AAA family ATPase, with product MLKKVNVNELYRCCEPSEFIFHTTDEIPPLEGTIGQERALRSLDFGLGMDSHGFNIYILGESGTGKMTTIKAILSEMAKAEPVPNDLCYVYNFKNPDAPDALSLPPGQGLIFQKDMDELIKVLRVEIPKIFESKEYERQKTKIFEEFQQKQKDLLSSLEEEAKSKDFSIRKTVSGLVMVPVKKIGEPLSEEDYENLEPKTRRRIEEIGKQLQDKLDDIVRLVRAIEKDAKQRINSLERQAALSAVGHWIDELKSKYRLNSEILSYLEDVKEDILEHLEDFKTQEEQAPALPFLKPLKAEVSFVRYDVNVLVNNSDSKGAPVVIESNPAYYNLFGRVEHKVQYGIAITDFTMIKAGSLHKANGGYLVINALDLLKNLFAYDALKRAIKERAIKIEDVWEQYRLVSTVTLRPEAIPLNVKVVLVGNPWLYYLLYNLDEEYRELFKVKADFDNRMERDKENIFKYAAFVRARCIEENLLPFDRSGVAKIVEYGSRLAEHQGKLSAKFSSVADLLREANFWAKKDKSNIVKAEHVEKALQEKIYRSNKIEEKIREAIKEGTLLVNTSGSVTGQVNGLAVLDTGDYSFGKPSRITAKTYAGKAGIVNIERETKLSGKIHEKAIMILIAYLGGKYATKHPLTLSASLTFEQLYDEVEGDSATCAEVYALLSSISGAALKQSIAVTGSMNQLGEVQSIGGVNEKIEGFFEVCKLDGLSGEQGVIIPKGNLKNLMLKGEVLEAVQNGKFNIYSIDNIEDGIEILTGMPAGELQPDGTYPEGTLNYIVDKRLKELSEVLKEKKEEEKEKTNK
- a CDS encoding DUF3108 domain-containing protein codes for the protein MKTVRGQGSGVRGQRSENRLLFPVFCILCSMLCILFLPINLKADPSIPERLTYSLYWIGVKAGTATMQVEDTAEGINITSRANSDEWVSVFYTVEDFARSAIRPDGYPKNYRIKIREGRHRRDKEVQFYTESHKALYNDYIKNEQIEFDLQKQAFDPLSGLYELRKRDLRVGRTEYIDNIFDSKKLWSVEVQVLRKEKIKTPAGEFDTIVVKPIIKSEGLFMSKGEILIWLTDDLKKVPVMMKTKIKLGSITATLTGGEF
- the waaF gene encoding lipopolysaccharide heptosyltransferase II, which encodes MAENIKNKKILIRGVNWIGDAVLTTPTIRALRKAFPQAHISLLVRPWVAPIFESNPHINEIILYEDRFNGITGKLKLAKILREKNFDTAILLQNAFDAAIIAWLSRIPERIGYERDGRGFLLTKAIPVTKEILKKHQVYYYLNLIEAMGIEAKVGATREAQLSYPEPSGQRPYIYLRDEEVQQARSLLAHYPSPIIGINPGATYGSAKRWMSERFAGLAQRIINELDGKVVIFGGQSEVKIADEIVNELITHYASRILMMAGKTDLRELITLINECDAFVTNDSGPMHIASALGVPIVAIFGSTDPYITGPLGDGHRVIKKNIQCSPCLKRECPEGSLKCMDAITVEDVFDAVQDILPKNKAVLLDRDGTLIEDANYLNDFSKLKIFHGAKQALARLKTAGFKLIGVTNQSGIARGIVSEEFVKESNSYIQKELDIDAFYYCPHHPDDSCTCRKPEPGLLQKARLEHGINLKNSYIIGDKLSDMLVAKRVGAKGIFVMTGTDVEVAQGKDVASYVADDLEGAVNWILRQEKQ
- a CDS encoding glycosyltransferase family 2 protein; the encoded protein is MLSVAIITHNEEVNIKDALESVKWADEIVIVDSFSTDKTLGICRLYTDKIYSQEWAGYAEQKNKAVSLASHPWVLVLDADERVTKSLRDEILSIIRNTKDNENYPSPTPLPQGEGARGRVDGYYIPRKNFFLGRWIRHGGWWPDYALRLFRKEKGFFEDREVHESVKLNGETGYLNNPVEHYTYRDIEDYIKRMNTYSTLAARELFKKDRGAGIFDLTLRPLFTFFKMYLLRLGFLDGLYGLILAVLYSVYTFSKYIKLWEMQKTKGRY
- the secG gene encoding preprotein translocase subunit SecG; this encodes MFTLIVVIHLMVCVFLIFIVLLQSTKGAQIGAAFGGSSQTLFGSRGAATFLNKLTTVAAIVFMLTSLSLAVLSAKRGSIVLQKQPVQETPAKPFSESPSGPVQEKPAAPPQPAK
- a CDS encoding triose-phosphate isomerase, which encodes MRRPLIAANWKMNKTIKETRDFISAFLPLVKDVTNVDIALAPPFTSLLTAANLLQGTNIKLAGQNVFYEEKGAFTGEISPAMLRDTGCSHVIIGHSERRQYFSETDEVVNKKLRAARKNGLEIILCIGESLTEREENRTFEVLDKQLSGSLRDIPIEGITIAYEPVWAIGTGKTATSSQANEAHTFIRGHLGERYGEGAKNIRILYGGSVTPENIDSLMAESEVDGALVGGASLKTESFARIIKFQKS
- a CDS encoding UDP-glucose/GDP-mannose dehydrogenase family protein, with translation MHIGVIGTGYVGLITGVCFAEFGVNVTCADKDEKKIKSLKKGIVPFYEPGLEETLQRNLKAGRIRFTTNIADAVDSSLAIFIAVGTPPRGDGSADLGYIEDVSKEIAKHMKSYKVIVTKSTVPVGTGEKIKALISRNLKEKVDFDVVSNPEFLREGSGIEDFMRPNRVVIGASSPQAIAILKDLYRPLYLIETPFITTTVKSAELIKYASNAFLATKISFINEIANLCEDVGADVHVVAKAMGLDHRIGPKFLHPGPGYGGSCFPKDTRALLQLAGENKTALEVVKAAIKANENQKHRAVEKIKNAMGVLKGKTIAVLGLSFKPNTNDIREAPSLYIIDNLLKEGAKTKAYDPVAMEDARELFPKIKYCRDSYDASKGADAIVIVTEWNQFRNLDIRKIKELMRGNFFFDLRNIYEPEKMRKLGFHYYSVGRT
- a CDS encoding HD domain-containing protein, whose product is MTALKKRLGLTLRHRLVLTITLANALLLSIMVWQAFSIYHKSLSREVSAKHTALINGYVNTCAKFILEEDWGGLSETTTALKNHPGVISATVTDSNGKVIFSSDAKMVGKTLEEIKIKKAASEENQDVITPISVNEHNVGTLWVRFSIKDIVDGKKRAKNIAFGISILLISLNAAVVFILGKTFAKPIEKLASISRRISRGDYSTHIRVTTEDEVGDLQKALIHMIQSLKMKEEDIRKEAERTSIVCELGKTINSKLNIDDVYYTFAQGVKKLVPYDRISISSCDEKTGTIHMVAVLQNNGSASAEKIIRPKERSAIGWAIDKKKPFIRKDTALEKQFYEDKIEGIRSYIIVPLISKGKAIGTFNLGSHIPNSYDATVLEILLPLSQQVTIAMENSMLFSELQNLFINTITTLTEAIDAKSGWTRGHSDRVMALSIAIGAKMGLNKSALDRLKLAALLHDIGKIGTDRELLYKSGALMGSEYDEFKKHPSKGEEILRHIKQLQDIMPDIRHHHERYDGKGYPDGLSRDAIPIGARILAAADAFDAMTTDRPYRSAKSLAEAKDELIKCSGTQFEPDVVKALIEVLESDISKGIG
- a CDS encoding lysophospholipid acyltransferase family protein codes for the protein MKTFLWLIEAFLFLALVLFLGILPKNLSIKIGEFLGSCLFYTWSSRKKIALKNIEIAKKGGLNIPSTPHDIVIRHFKNLGRSFAELSMLFCRRYPIARNIEFEGIENYDKAKAKGRGLIFITGHCGNWELLAFAQAWRGSPSSVVVRPLDNPYLNRFIEKLRMRFGNKVIYKRGALKEILMALKKGEDVGILMDQSVAENEAVITEFFGEKVYTTKMPALFSIKTGSSVIPAFINYTGDGKHRVWFGEEIAVKNTGNLEDDVLYNTEVFSKYIEEYIREHPSEWLWIHRRWKLSHGRKY